From one Catenuloplanes nepalensis genomic stretch:
- a CDS encoding ABC transporter ATP-binding protein, whose product MTAVESPAVWADGLRKRYRRRVAVDGVSFTVGRGEVLGLLGPNGAGKTTVIKMLLGLVRPDAGETMLLGRPSREPRARVRVGYLPELFRYQPWLTAAEVLRLHARLAGTAADPEVLGAVGLADRADDRVGGFSKGMQQRLGLAVALVARPELVVLDEPTSALDPIGRADVRDLLLTLRGRGVAVLLNSHLIGEVERVCDRVVILDRGRVAASGTLPELLGGRELRLHLDGVGDAAATRLGTVTARDGDWWTIALPDDVPALIADLVGLGVRVHAVEPGRISLEDRLLTILRGNR is encoded by the coding sequence ATGACCGCTGTGGAGAGCCCCGCGGTCTGGGCCGACGGCCTGCGCAAACGGTATCGGCGGCGGGTCGCGGTGGACGGCGTGTCGTTCACTGTCGGCCGCGGCGAGGTGCTGGGCCTGCTCGGGCCGAACGGCGCCGGCAAGACCACGGTGATCAAAATGCTGCTCGGCCTGGTCCGCCCGGACGCGGGCGAGACGATGCTGCTCGGCCGCCCGTCCCGGGAGCCGCGTGCCCGGGTTCGGGTCGGCTACCTGCCCGAGCTGTTCCGCTACCAGCCGTGGCTGACCGCGGCCGAGGTGCTGCGGCTGCACGCCCGGCTGGCCGGCACGGCCGCGGATCCGGAGGTCCTCGGGGCGGTGGGGCTCGCGGACCGCGCGGACGACCGGGTCGGCGGCTTCTCCAAGGGCATGCAGCAGCGGCTCGGCCTGGCCGTCGCGCTCGTCGCCCGCCCGGAGCTGGTCGTGCTGGACGAGCCGACCAGCGCGCTCGACCCGATCGGCCGCGCCGACGTCCGCGACCTGCTGCTCACGCTGCGGGGGCGGGGCGTGGCCGTGCTGCTCAACTCGCACCTGATCGGCGAGGTCGAACGCGTCTGCGACCGGGTCGTCATCCTCGACCGGGGCCGGGTCGCCGCGTCCGGCACGCTGCCGGAGCTGCTCGGCGGCCGGGAGTTGCGCCTGCACCTGGACGGCGTGGGCGACGCGGCCGCGACCAGGCTCGGCACGGTCACCGCGCGGGACGGGGACTGGTGGACGATCGCGCTGCCGGACGACGTACCCGCGCTGATCGCTGATCTTGTGGGTCTGGGTGTTCGCGTGCACGCGGTCGAGCCCGGCCGGATCAGCCTGGAGGACCGTCTGCTCACCATTCTGCGAGGAAATCGATGA
- a CDS encoding SDR family oxidoreductase, protein MSGIDGKVIAVTGASAGIGEATALLLAERGARVVLAARRTDRIEKLAARITEAGGQAAFAATDVTRRDDLTALVALARARFGRLDVLVNNAGIGPISPLDALRVDEWDAMIDVNLKGVLYGIAAALPVFREQETGHIVNVVSTAGLRISPTMAVYAATKNAVRTLSEGLRQEAGPHLRVTVVSPGMIRTGFTDSIPDDTVRSGLATTVDRIAIPPSAIAEAIAFAVDQPASVDVGDIVVRPTAQD, encoded by the coding sequence ATGTCCGGAATCGACGGCAAGGTGATCGCGGTGACCGGTGCGTCCGCCGGCATCGGCGAGGCGACCGCGCTGCTGCTGGCCGAGCGCGGTGCCCGGGTGGTGCTCGCCGCCCGGCGCACCGACCGGATCGAGAAGCTCGCCGCCCGAATCACCGAGGCCGGTGGCCAGGCCGCGTTCGCCGCCACCGACGTGACCCGCCGGGACGATCTGACCGCACTGGTCGCGCTGGCCCGCGCCCGGTTCGGCCGCCTCGACGTGCTGGTCAACAACGCCGGCATCGGCCCGATCTCACCGCTGGACGCGCTGCGCGTGGACGAGTGGGACGCGATGATCGACGTCAACCTGAAGGGCGTGCTCTACGGCATCGCGGCCGCGCTGCCGGTCTTCCGCGAGCAGGAGACCGGCCACATCGTCAACGTCGTCTCCACCGCCGGCCTGCGGATCAGCCCGACGATGGCCGTCTACGCGGCCACCAAGAACGCGGTGCGCACGCTCTCCGAGGGCCTGCGCCAGGAGGCCGGTCCGCACCTGCGGGTCACCGTGGTCTCGCCCGGCATGATCCGCACCGGCTTCACCGACTCCATCCCGGACGACACGGTCCGCTCCGGCCTGGCCACCACGGTCGACCGCATCGCGATCCCGCCGTCCGCGATCGCCGAGGCCATCGCCTTCGCCGTCGACCAGCCCGCCTCCGTCGACGTCGGCGACATCGTCGTCCGCCCCACCGCGCAGGACTGA
- a CDS encoding sigma-70 family RNA polymerase sigma factor, translating into MRADLEEIFRDAYPRVVAVAARVLGGRDEAEDVAQEVFLSFGRSAVPAGEAIGWLCVAAAHTALNHLRSGRRRVAREADEAAPDPVPDVADAVVTREERRRVREALGRLPRKAAVALVLRHSGLSYAEVAAALDLSPGSVGTTVRRAESALREELIRHASSR; encoded by the coding sequence GTGAGGGCCGACCTGGAGGAGATCTTCCGGGACGCCTACCCGAGGGTCGTGGCGGTCGCGGCCCGGGTGCTGGGCGGCCGGGACGAGGCGGAGGACGTGGCGCAGGAGGTGTTCCTGTCGTTCGGGCGGTCGGCGGTGCCGGCCGGTGAGGCGATCGGCTGGCTCTGCGTCGCGGCCGCGCACACCGCGCTGAACCACCTGCGGTCCGGTCGCCGCCGCGTGGCCCGGGAGGCGGACGAGGCCGCGCCGGATCCGGTGCCGGACGTCGCGGACGCGGTGGTCACCCGCGAGGAGCGGCGCCGGGTGCGGGAGGCGCTGGGGCGGCTGCCGCGCAAGGCCGCGGTCGCGCTGGTGCTGCGCCACAGCGGGCTCAGCTACGCCGAGGTCGCGGCGGCTCTCGACCTCTCACCCGGCAGCGTCGGCACCACGGTCCGCCGCGCCGAATCCGCACTGCGCGAGGAGTTGATCCGTCATGCGTCATCCCGCTGA
- a CDS encoding lysophospholipid acyltransferase family protein has product MLRLLSYVYWTLIVLTCPIFFVGALLIWAVTVLFDRRKVALHLYSSAWAVFYVRLNPLWRLRTTGRSLLPWKGAAVLVANHASLIDILVLFDLFRPFKWVSKSEIFKVPFVGWNMHLNGYVPLVRGSGESVRRMMARCGELLAQGSPVLLFPEGRRTDDGTLQKFKEGAFELAVRHGVPVYPIAVHGTGRALPKHGLVLREHVDARVEVLPALHPADFPDARALRDAAQRAIEAALAG; this is encoded by the coding sequence ATGCTCCGGCTCCTCTCGTACGTGTACTGGACGCTCATCGTCCTGACCTGCCCGATCTTCTTCGTCGGTGCGCTGCTGATCTGGGCGGTGACCGTGCTGTTCGACCGGCGCAAGGTCGCGCTGCACCTCTACTCGTCCGCGTGGGCCGTCTTCTACGTCCGGCTGAACCCGCTCTGGCGGCTGCGCACGACGGGCCGTTCGCTGCTGCCGTGGAAGGGTGCGGCGGTCCTGGTCGCGAACCACGCCTCGCTGATCGACATCCTGGTGCTGTTCGACCTGTTCCGGCCGTTCAAGTGGGTGTCGAAGTCGGAGATCTTCAAGGTGCCGTTCGTGGGGTGGAACATGCACCTCAACGGGTACGTCCCGCTGGTCCGCGGCAGCGGCGAGTCGGTGCGGAGGATGATGGCCCGCTGCGGTGAGCTGCTCGCCCAGGGGTCGCCGGTGCTGCTGTTCCCGGAGGGGCGCCGCACCGACGACGGCACGCTGCAGAAGTTCAAGGAGGGTGCGTTCGAGCTGGCGGTCCGGCACGGTGTGCCGGTCTACCCGATCGCGGTCCACGGCACCGGCCGCGCGCTGCCCAAGCACGGCCTGGTCCTGCGCGAGCACGTCGACGCCCGGGTCGAGGTCCTCCCGGCGCTGCACCCGGCCGACTTCCCCGACGCCCGGGCCCTGCGCGACGCGGCGCAGCGGGCGATCGAAGCGGCTCTCGCGGGGTGA
- a CDS encoding ABC transporter permease: MTTVLTVAALTLREAARRRVLRSLAVLTLVLLSLSAWGFTRLDAEFGGLTSGESRFAAALVLNLVMFGLSLIAALGTAFMAGPTLAGETESGIALAMLTRPVHRASVLLGKWLGLVGFGTGFVAIAGTAQLLIVLITTGYWPPSPVTGLALLAAQAVTLLTLGLLLSTVISPMASGIVAVGLFGATWIAGVIGGLGAALGNDSVRRIGTVSQALLPTDGLWRGAMNAFQDPSLLRGFSEAFEGHPFLSSAALTPGYLAWAGVWVVLMLSLAALAFQRRDL, from the coding sequence ATGACGACCGTGCTCACCGTCGCCGCGCTGACGCTCCGTGAGGCCGCGCGCCGCCGGGTGCTCCGCTCGCTGGCCGTGCTGACCCTGGTGCTGCTGTCGCTCAGCGCCTGGGGCTTCACCCGGCTCGATGCCGAGTTCGGCGGCCTGACCAGCGGCGAATCCCGGTTCGCCGCCGCACTCGTGCTGAACCTGGTGATGTTCGGGCTGAGCCTGATCGCCGCGCTCGGCACCGCGTTCATGGCCGGCCCGACGCTGGCCGGCGAGACCGAGTCCGGCATCGCGCTGGCCATGCTGACCCGGCCGGTCCACCGCGCGTCCGTCCTGCTCGGGAAGTGGCTCGGCCTGGTCGGTTTCGGCACCGGTTTCGTCGCGATCGCCGGCACCGCGCAGCTGCTCATCGTGCTGATCACCACCGGCTACTGGCCACCGTCCCCGGTCACCGGCCTGGCCCTGCTCGCCGCCCAGGCCGTCACGCTGCTCACACTCGGCCTGCTGCTCTCCACGGTCATCTCCCCGATGGCCTCCGGCATCGTCGCGGTCGGCCTCTTCGGCGCCACCTGGATCGCCGGCGTCATCGGCGGCCTCGGCGCCGCCCTCGGCAACGACAGCGTCCGCCGCATCGGCACGGTCTCCCAGGCCCTGCTGCCCACGGACGGCCTGTGGCGCGGCGCGATGAACGCGTTCCAGGACCCGTCGCTGCTGCGTGGTTTCAGCGAGGCGTTCGAGGGACATCCGTTCCTCAGCTCGGCCGCACTCACGCCGGGTTACCTGGCGTGGGCGGGAGTGTGGGTGGTGCTGATGCTGTCGCTGGCCGCGCTCGCCTTCCAGCGGCGAGATCTCTGA
- a CDS encoding TetR/AcrR family transcriptional regulator, producing MTRRTDAEQNRARLLAVAREELTGSADVSLHSIAKKAGVGQGTLYRHFPTREALLMAVYRQDVADVVDAADTLLAAHEPRQALRLWLDRLGAFGRIKHSVAAVLHAATRADLAAEHYAPITGAIDRLLAAGRTAGDLRSDVDAEDLLLLVSFLWHGDAQDPEWEDRSRHMLEVVLDGLRPPP from the coding sequence ATGACGCGGCGCACGGACGCGGAACAGAACCGGGCGCGGCTGCTGGCGGTCGCGCGCGAGGAGCTCACCGGCTCGGCCGACGTGAGCCTGCACTCGATCGCGAAGAAGGCCGGCGTCGGTCAGGGCACGCTCTACCGGCACTTCCCCACGCGGGAGGCGCTGCTGATGGCGGTCTACCGGCAGGACGTCGCGGACGTGGTCGACGCGGCCGACACGCTGCTGGCCGCGCACGAGCCCCGGCAGGCGCTGCGGCTCTGGCTCGACCGGCTCGGCGCGTTCGGCCGGATCAAGCACAGCGTCGCGGCCGTGCTGCACGCGGCCACCCGCGCCGACCTGGCGGCCGAGCACTACGCACCGATCACCGGCGCGATCGACCGCCTGCTCGCCGCCGGCCGAACCGCGGGCGACCTCCGCTCCGACGTGGACGCCGAGGACCTGCTGCTGCTGGTCAGCTTCCTCTGGCACGGCGACGCCCAGGACCCGGAGTGGGAAGACCGCTCCCGCCACATGCTGGAGGTCGTCCTCGACGGCCTGCGCCCACCGCCCTGA